The Synchiropus splendidus isolate RoL2022-P1 chromosome 11, RoL_Sspl_1.0, whole genome shotgun sequence genome contains a region encoding:
- the pmt gene encoding phosphoethanolamine methyltransferase yields MNVLVQVRDNMTVFWKEHSRDATVEEMMLDSRAKELTQQEMPEILSMLPDLTGLKVLELGAGIGRYTKHLLTKAEHVTAVDFMESFVEKNRENNGHHGNATFVQADVTKLELPQNSIDFIFSNWLLMYVSDEELLSLLGKMLSWLRPGGSLFFRESCNHRSGDSKRDFNPTCYRTEAQYSQLISAAQMQETPEHRFGFDVVMKRRVQAYIQMKNNPNQICWLLEKVPRASGSQSGFTSFQHFLDNKQYTSRGILRYEKMFGSGYVSTGGPSTTKEFVDMLNLKPGQKVLDVGCGIGGGDFYMAKTFGVEVLGLDLSENMVDIAMQRAINQGVASVQFEVADATKRNFPAGSFDVIYSRDTILHIADKLALFKRFHTWLKPGGKLLISDYCCGEKPWSPEFRAYVKQRGYILYTPAQYGKYIEQAGFKNVLAEDRTKQFVHVIETELQRAEAIKREFIAEFSEEDYFAIVDGWSAKLQRSNSGEQRWGLFYATRD; encoded by the exons ATGAACGTTCTCGTTCAAGTTCGTGACAACATGACAGTGTTTTGGAAGGAGCACTCCAGAGACGCGACAGTGGAGGAGATGATGCTGGACTCCCGCGCAAAAGAGCTGACTCAGCAGGAGATGCCCGAAATCCTATCCATGCTGCCGGACCTGACTGGATTGAAAGTGCTGGAGCTCGGTGCTGGCATTGG TCGATACACCAAGCATTTGCTGACCAAAGCCGAGCATGTGACTGCTGTGGACTTCATGGAGAGCTTTGTGGAGAAGAACAGGGAGAACAATGGGCACCATGGCAACGCTACCTTTGTACAAGCAGATGTCACAAAGCTGGAACTGCCCCAGAACAG caTCGACTTCATCTTCTCCAACTGGCTCCTCATGTATGTGAGTGACGAGGAGCTCCTCAGCTTGTTGGGCAAAATGCTGTCGTGGCTGCGACCAGGCGGCTCACTCTTCTTCAGAGAGTCCTGCAACCACCGCTCAG GCGACAGCAAGAGGGATTTCAACCCCACCTGCTACCGCACCGAGGCGCAGTACAGCCAGCTGATATCGGCGGCTCAAATGCAGGAAACACCAGAGCACAGATTCGGCTTTGACGTAGTCATGAAGAGGAGAGTTCAGGCGTATATCCAG ATGAAGAACAATCCCAATCAGATCTGCTGGCTTCTGGAGAAGGTGCCTCGGGCTTCAGGCTCCCAGAGTGGATTCACGTCCTTCCAGCACTTCCTGGACAACAAGCAGTACACCAGCCGAGGCATCCTGCGCTACGAGAAGATGTTCGGTTCTGGCTACGTCAGCACAGGCGGGCCCAGCACCACCAAG GAGTTCGTCGACATGCTGAACTTGAAGCCGGGTCAGAAGGTTCTGGATGTTGGTTGTGGAATTGGGGGCGGAGACTTTTACATGGCCAAG ACCTTCGGGGTGGAAGTGCTTGGCTTGGACCTCTCAGAGAACATGGTGGACATCGCCATGCAGAGGGCCATCAATCAGGGAGTCGCATCT GTCCAATTTGAAGTGGCTGATGCCACAAAGAGAAACTTCCCAGCAGGTTCCTTTGACGTCATCTACAGCAGGGACACCATCCTGCACATCGCCGACAAGCTCGCCCTCTTCAAACGTTTCCAT ACTTGGTTGAAACCAGGAGGGAAACTTCTCATCAGTGACTACTGCTGTGGTGAGAAACCATGGTCACCAGAGTTCAGGGCTTACGTCAAGCAGAGAGGCTACATCCTGTACACGCCAGCTCAGTATGGAAAG TACATTGAGCAGGCAGGCTTCAAAAACGTTCTGGCCGAAGACCGGACCAAGCAGTTCGTCCATGTGATCGAGACGGAGCTTC